In the Flavobacterium pallidum genome, one interval contains:
- a CDS encoding DUF4249 domain-containing protein, whose product MRTINKNFKYILLLIAAVSISSCEEVVDVDLNTAAPKLVIDASIDWVKGTDGSHQKVKLTTTTGFYETEIPVVSNAQVRISNSSNTIFEFIESPGTGEYLCDNFVPQIGETYKLTVISGGQTYEATEKLFAAPDVESVAQNNEGGVSGKDIELKYFFSDNGAENNFYLTAFETNITVFPDYDAFDDEFFQGNQTYGFYLNEDLKAGDETTFSIYGVSQRYMNYMAILTEITEGGGGPWSSPPTNVRGNIINYTDSKNFALGYFRVSEVSKMDYTVQ is encoded by the coding sequence ATGAGGACAATAAACAAAAATTTCAAATACATCCTATTGCTAATAGCCGCGGTTTCGATAAGCAGTTGTGAGGAAGTGGTGGATGTCGACCTGAATACCGCAGCGCCAAAACTGGTTATCGACGCTTCAATCGACTGGGTAAAAGGCACCGACGGCAGCCATCAAAAAGTAAAACTGACCACCACAACAGGGTTTTATGAAACCGAAATACCCGTAGTTTCCAATGCTCAAGTGCGCATCAGCAACAGCAGCAACACCATTTTCGAATTCATCGAAAGCCCTGGAACCGGCGAATACCTGTGTGATAATTTCGTACCACAGATTGGAGAGACTTATAAACTTACCGTGATTTCCGGGGGGCAGACTTATGAAGCCACAGAGAAACTTTTTGCAGCGCCGGATGTAGAATCGGTGGCGCAAAATAATGAAGGCGGCGTATCGGGCAAAGACATCGAACTGAAATATTTTTTCAGTGATAATGGTGCCGAAAACAACTTTTACCTGACGGCTTTTGAAACCAATATCACCGTTTTTCCGGACTACGACGCTTTTGACGATGAGTTTTTCCAGGGCAACCAGACTTATGGCTTTTACCTTAATGAAGACCTCAAGGCAGGCGACGAAACGACATTTTCAATTTACGGCGTTTCCCAAAGGTATATGAATTACATGGCCATCCTGACAGAAATTACCGAAGGCGGGGGCGGGCCTTGGTCTTCACCTCCTACGAATGTGAGGGGAAATATCATCAACTATACCGACAGTAAGAACTTTGCACTGGGCTATTTCCGTGTTTCAGAGGTTTCAAAAATGGATTATACTGTACAATAA
- a CDS encoding hybrid sensor histidine kinase/response regulator encodes MPIHINTFARSWRISIFCVLLSPLICRPQYVLQKNVPLPEYVSLHQYASLADAGSHDFSIQQVVDGSSALRFLPLKSENTNIGFTKNHYWLKVSIKNDTDALLEYYFETARPVTDLVNLYTIDSKGKLTEMQSGDNIPFKDRSFRHRMPLFPLKLAPHETLRCYLHLKSDGEVINMPVALRSEFSLMKAGFLEQLVFGIFYGILLIAAIIYFFFFFGLKEKSFLYYSSYVFFIGLMQFSLDGYFHQYIASGAGWFSGHSVLIFACFSTFFLGKYTQHFLRIKKYSRKINLAYRLLYILVGILFAVVVFIPSGMEYAYPMANILGLTVLLLIISSVVTIYIKKGEVDGFFTSGVLFLISGFVIFIMNNFSVLPNSFFTTNSSKFGTGLEVIFLSLSMANFIRKLKREREELNRLALVRAEEMSELKSYFLSNISHELRTPLNAIMTMIDAISKEVDDDSIRKNCQVIKYSSYSLLSSINDILDFSKIQKKELQLEMAKFDPAKMLRKISESAAIKAKDQQLHFQFIEEGEFPALVLGDRNRLAQIINNVLNNAFKFTVEGFVRMKAEAVTANGKLTLLMTISDSGVGIAKEKMENIFDSFTQDNINNKRKFGGLGLGLYIVKTLVDMQRGQIEMNSKVGIGSVFKISLEFDVAEDTFVPAAAAKIEDFDLGGKNILVVEDNAINQLVVKTITKKWANTSVTFAGNGEECIACLKNDQFDIILMDLQMPVMDGYEATIAIRNSEAGPENTRIPIIALTADVMEATKTRVNEIGMNGYLSKPLKADTLFEAVRELVHTN; translated from the coding sequence ATGCCTATCCACATCAATACCTTTGCCAGATCATGGCGCATATCTATATTTTGTGTGCTGCTTTCCCCCCTGATATGCCGCCCGCAATATGTCCTTCAAAAAAATGTACCGCTGCCTGAATATGTTTCCTTACATCAATATGCGTCGCTTGCCGATGCAGGAAGCCATGACTTTTCGATACAGCAGGTAGTTGATGGATCTTCCGCCTTGCGTTTCCTTCCACTAAAAAGTGAGAACACGAACATAGGGTTTACAAAAAACCATTACTGGCTCAAGGTGTCCATAAAAAATGATACCGATGCGTTATTGGAATATTATTTTGAAACCGCACGGCCTGTTACAGACCTCGTGAATCTATACACCATCGATTCGAAAGGGAAGCTTACTGAAATGCAAAGCGGTGATAACATCCCGTTTAAAGACAGGAGTTTCCGCCACAGGATGCCGCTTTTTCCATTAAAATTAGCCCCTCACGAAACGTTGCGTTGCTACCTTCATTTAAAAAGCGACGGGGAAGTGATCAATATGCCGGTCGCGCTACGGTCTGAATTCAGCCTGATGAAGGCGGGTTTCCTCGAGCAATTGGTTTTCGGGATTTTTTATGGCATATTGCTGATAGCGGCTATTATTTACTTTTTCTTTTTCTTCGGCTTAAAGGAAAAAAGCTTTCTTTATTATAGTTCATATGTGTTTTTCATAGGATTGATGCAGTTTTCGCTCGACGGTTATTTCCACCAATACATTGCATCAGGTGCTGGATGGTTTTCCGGTCATTCAGTGCTGATTTTTGCCTGTTTTTCCACTTTTTTCCTCGGCAAATACACACAGCATTTCCTTAGGATTAAAAAATACAGCCGGAAAATCAACCTGGCTTACCGTCTTTTATACATTTTGGTAGGCATACTCTTTGCTGTCGTTGTATTCATTCCTTCGGGTATGGAATACGCCTATCCCATGGCGAATATCCTCGGACTCACGGTATTGTTGCTGATTATTTCTTCAGTCGTTACCATATATATCAAGAAAGGCGAGGTGGACGGATTTTTTACCAGCGGCGTATTGTTCCTGATATCGGGCTTCGTGATTTTCATCATGAATAATTTCAGCGTACTGCCGAATTCCTTTTTTACCACGAACAGTTCTAAATTCGGGACCGGGCTCGAAGTCATTTTCCTATCGCTTTCCATGGCAAATTTTATCCGGAAACTCAAAAGGGAACGGGAGGAACTGAATCGCCTGGCGCTCGTCAGGGCTGAAGAAATGAGCGAGCTCAAATCGTATTTCCTTTCGAATATCAGCCATGAATTGCGAACGCCTTTAAATGCCATTATGACCATGATCGATGCGATTTCTAAAGAAGTCGATGACGACAGCATCCGGAAAAACTGCCAGGTGATTAAGTATTCTTCATATAGTTTACTGAGTTCTATCAATGATATCCTCGATTTTTCAAAAATACAGAAAAAGGAACTCCAGCTTGAAATGGCCAAATTCGATCCGGCAAAAATGCTGCGCAAGATAAGCGAAAGCGCCGCCATAAAAGCCAAAGACCAACAACTGCATTTCCAGTTTATTGAAGAAGGGGAGTTTCCGGCACTTGTTCTCGGCGACAGAAACCGCCTGGCGCAAATCATCAACAATGTACTCAATAATGCCTTTAAGTTTACCGTGGAAGGTTTTGTACGTATGAAGGCCGAAGCCGTTACAGCCAATGGAAAATTGACGTTGTTGATGACCATTTCTGATTCCGGTGTTGGGATTGCCAAAGAAAAAATGGAAAATATTTTCGATTCTTTTACACAGGACAATATTAATAATAAGAGGAAATTCGGGGGACTTGGACTCGGACTTTACATCGTGAAAACGCTGGTCGATATGCAACGCGGGCAAATTGAAATGAACAGCAAAGTGGGTATTGGCAGCGTGTTTAAGATAAGCCTTGAGTTTGACGTGGCAGAAGACACCTTTGTTCCGGCAGCCGCTGCAAAAATTGAGGATTTTGATTTGGGTGGCAAAAATATCCTTGTAGTGGAAGATAATGCAATCAATCAGCTTGTCGTAAAAACCATTACTAAAAAATGGGCGAACACCAGCGTCACTTTTGCCGGAAATGGCGAAGAATGTATTGCATGCCTTAAGAATGATCAATTTGATATCATCCTGATGGATTTACAAATGCCGGTGATGGACGGATATGAAGCTACAATTGCCATCAGGAATTCCGAAGCAGGCCCAGAAAATACTCGTATCCCAATCATCGCGCTCACAGCAGATGTTATGGAAGCCACGAAAACGCGTGTCAATGAGATCGGGATGAACGGCTATCTTTCCAAGCCATTGAAGGCCGATACGCTTTTTGAAGCAGTCAGGGAGCTGGTGCACACAAATTAA
- a CDS encoding pyridoxamine 5'-phosphate oxidase family protein: MDSINQQQKEENFKNLAGDEALEKIKELAKKAGSCFFCTHIKTGKPFETRPMAAEKIDEQGNFWFLSSNDSHKNNEIADDSAVQLLFQGSSYSDYMTLYGKATISTDKQKIDELWDPIMKTWFTDGKDDPRITVIKFTPTEGYYWDTKHNMAIGLIKRVYGAVVGETYDDSIEGNIKP, encoded by the coding sequence ATGGATTCGATCAACCAACAACAAAAAGAAGAGAACTTCAAAAACCTGGCCGGAGACGAGGCGCTCGAGAAAATCAAAGAGCTTGCCAAAAAAGCGGGATCTTGTTTTTTCTGCACCCATATAAAGACGGGGAAACCTTTTGAAACGCGCCCCATGGCAGCAGAAAAAATTGACGAGCAGGGAAACTTCTGGTTCCTGAGTTCGAATGACTCACATAAGAATAATGAAATTGCTGATGATTCCGCTGTGCAGCTTCTTTTTCAGGGGTCGTCCTACAGCGACTATATGACGCTTTATGGAAAGGCCACTATCAGTACAGACAAACAGAAAATTGATGAACTTTGGGATCCTATCATGAAAACCTGGTTTACAGATGGGAAGGATGATCCAAGGATAACAGTTATAAAATTTACCCCGACGGAAGGTTATTATTGGGACACGAAACACAATATGGCAATCGGACTGATAAAACGGGTATATGGTGCGGTTGTGGGCGAGACCTATGATGATTCGATAGAAGGAAATATCAAGCCTTAA
- a CDS encoding DinB family protein, whose translation MKTFKKERAMLVNEIQHTFESLYTAIGAFSEAETDIQPFAGSWSAGQVAEHLIKGMSGIGRLGTKTEKSDRPLDEKIPAIKKMFLDYSIRLTSPDFLVPTSEKHDIKAQLSELKAIEEQHRGMAEDADLSLESRLFELPGFGALTLYEWISFNLIHAQRHTLQLQNIRKKM comes from the coding sequence ATGAAAACATTCAAAAAAGAAAGAGCCATGCTTGTAAACGAAATCCAGCATACATTCGAATCACTATATACTGCCATCGGCGCCTTCAGTGAAGCAGAGACAGACATCCAACCGTTTGCGGGAAGCTGGTCCGCCGGGCAGGTTGCCGAGCACCTCATTAAAGGGATGTCGGGTATAGGCCGTTTGGGTACAAAAACCGAAAAATCCGACCGCCCATTGGACGAAAAAATTCCCGCCATTAAAAAAATGTTCCTTGATTACAGCATCAGGCTGACATCACCGGATTTTTTAGTGCCCACATCCGAAAAACATGATATCAAAGCGCAATTGTCCGAATTAAAAGCTATTGAAGAACAACACCGCGGCATGGCTGAAGATGCCGATTTGTCATTGGAAAGCCGCCTCTTTGAATTGCCCGGTTTTGGGGCTTTAACATTGTATGAATGGATTAGTTTCAACCTGATCCATGCACAACGGCATACGCTGCAACTTCAAAACATCCGCAAAAAAATGTAA
- a CDS encoding mechanosensitive ion channel family protein produces the protein MEDFFSDIADHIQKYYYKLVDITPKIGLAILIFLMAWFIASKVQQFSDKRLKRRMHDPLLANFISRLVKAVLLIIGILIVFRIIGLNGIATSLLAGAGISAFVIGFALKDIGENFLAGILLAFKRPFSIGEIIESNGVKGKVISLNLRDTQIKSDGKDIYIPNALLIKNTLINYNSGGFLLQDFTINLEYGADYQKAIEIITAKLTEIDEVINEKLENSVVVSAVTGNTVQVTTRYWVKTDADITNGNTRSKVLIQVMEALKSHGYNLIKL, from the coding sequence ATGGAGGATTTTTTTTCAGATATAGCGGACCACATACAAAAATACTATTATAAATTAGTAGATATTACCCCGAAAATCGGGCTGGCCATACTTATTTTCCTAATGGCATGGTTCATTGCTTCTAAAGTCCAGCAATTTTCAGACAAACGGCTTAAACGCCGCATGCATGATCCTTTACTGGCCAATTTCATTTCCAGGCTGGTTAAGGCGGTCTTGCTGATCATCGGTATATTGATTGTATTCCGTATTATCGGGCTCAATGGCATCGCTACAAGTTTGCTTGCAGGTGCCGGAATTTCAGCATTCGTCATCGGTTTTGCGCTGAAAGATATTGGTGAAAACTTCCTGGCCGGCATTCTTTTGGCATTCAAACGACCGTTTTCCATCGGTGAAATTATTGAAAGTAATGGTGTAAAAGGAAAAGTCATTTCGCTGAACCTGCGCGATACACAAATCAAAAGTGACGGCAAAGACATTTACATCCCAAATGCGTTATTGATAAAGAATACGCTGATCAATTACAATAGTGGCGGTTTCCTGCTCCAGGATTTCACCATCAACCTCGAATATGGTGCCGATTACCAGAAAGCCATCGAAATCATTACCGCGAAACTTACCGAAATCGATGAAGTCATTAATGAAAAACTTGAGAATTCCGTAGTTGTTTCGGCTGTTACGGGAAATACGGTGCAGGTCACAACACGTTATTGGGTAAAGACTGACGCCGATATCACTAATGGCAACACCCGCTCCAAAGTGTTAATCCAGGTGATGGAAGCACTGAAAAGCCACGGCTATAATTTGATTAAACTGTAA
- a CDS encoding response regulator transcription factor: MITVVIAEDHQAMLDGIKLSLRFENDISIIGEASDGEMLLEIVREKKPFVVVTDIRMPKCDGITATRLLKKEFPKIKVIAFSMFDQPIAVSQMKDAGASGYLMKSSSIFLLQKAIRAVFLGHTFFDEAIIAKDAMVNEGKILSARQKEILRLIGDGRSTEEISEALCISIETVKTHRKNIHRKINLHGKSDLIRYAIESKFDF, encoded by the coding sequence ATGATTACAGTGGTTATTGCCGAAGATCATCAGGCGATGCTCGACGGTATCAAACTATCCCTAAGGTTTGAAAATGACATTAGTATCATCGGGGAAGCCAGCGATGGCGAGATGCTGTTAGAAATCGTACGCGAAAAAAAGCCATTCGTTGTAGTGACGGATATCCGTATGCCAAAATGTGACGGCATTACTGCCACTCGGCTCTTAAAAAAAGAATTCCCAAAAATAAAAGTGATTGCCTTCAGCATGTTTGATCAGCCCATTGCCGTATCACAAATGAAGGATGCAGGCGCATCGGGCTATCTTATGAAAAGCTCATCAATCTTTCTTTTACAGAAAGCCATCAGGGCCGTATTCCTGGGCCATACCTTTTTTGATGAGGCCATTATTGCAAAGGACGCAATGGTAAATGAAGGTAAAATATTAAGTGCCAGGCAAAAAGAAATCCTAAGGCTTATCGGTGACGGGAGATCGACAGAGGAAATAAGCGAAGCATTGTGCATCAGCATTGAAACTGTGAAAACCCACAGGAAAAACATCCACCGGAAGATAAACCTGCACGGTAAATCCGACCTCATCCGTTATGCTATAGAAAGCAAGTTCGATTTCTGA
- a CDS encoding TonB-dependent receptor, which produces MLSLFSLAASAQEKFTLSGTISDHEGNETLIGVNVYISELKTGVSTNEYGFYSISVPKGDYTVVITYVGYQQITESISLDRDIKKDIKLDSDTEQLETVTVKADKTVTNIRKPEMSTNKLTIQQIRKMPAVMGEVDVLKSILQLPGVTNAGEGSAGFNVRGGSADQNLILLDEATIYNSSHVFGFFSVFNSDAIKDLKLYKGGIPARFGGRVSSVLDIYQKEGNSDRFHMNGGIGLISSRLLAEGPIKKDRGSFLFAGRGSYAHLFLKLADNQNSAYFYDLNTKLSYKLNANNNLFLSGYFGRDVFKLNEIFSNTYGNTVFNLRWNHLYSDKLFSNLSSIYSDYYYGLDIDAGGLKWESGIKNYNLKYDFRHYLNDKLKLSYGVNAIYYQFNPGTVDPLDADSGINHKQLDRKYAFEPSVYIQAEQDITAKLSVNYGLRYSMFQRLGEQTMSIYDHNQAVNFNSELQIYEKAEAIGTKYYGSGKTIAKFDNLEPRVAVAYQLDDNQSVKASYNRMSQYLHLISNTTSATPLDVWAPSDAFIKPEILDQVALGYFRNFKNEAYSLEVETFFKKIKNRADYIDGADLIANNNIEQVILNGKARSYGVELLLKKNEGRLTGFASYTLSRSEQKTPGRTAAETGINNGDWYRAGYDKLHNLSVTGNYKLNEKWSFGGIFTLQSGKAVTYPNGQYVYGGVVVPTYEARNSSVLPAYHHLDVSATYIPHPEKKKGWQSEWVFSIYNLYNRSNAASMSFRQNETTGVNEAVRLSIFGLIPSVTYNFKF; this is translated from the coding sequence ATGTTATCCCTGTTTTCGCTCGCGGCAAGTGCACAGGAAAAATTTACCCTCAGCGGGACGATCTCAGACCATGAGGGTAACGAAACGCTCATCGGCGTGAACGTTTACATCAGCGAACTGAAGACCGGCGTTTCCACCAATGAATATGGTTTTTATTCCATTTCAGTCCCTAAAGGCGATTACACCGTCGTTATTACGTATGTCGGATATCAGCAAATAACAGAAAGTATCAGCCTGGACCGCGACATCAAAAAAGACATCAAGCTCGACAGCGATACCGAGCAGCTGGAAACTGTAACGGTCAAAGCAGATAAAACGGTAACCAACATCCGTAAACCGGAAATGAGCACGAACAAGCTCACCATCCAGCAAATCCGCAAGATGCCTGCGGTAATGGGAGAAGTCGACGTGTTGAAATCCATCCTGCAATTGCCCGGCGTAACCAATGCCGGCGAAGGTTCGGCAGGATTTAACGTGCGTGGCGGCTCCGCCGACCAAAACCTGATCCTGCTCGATGAAGCTACGATTTACAATTCGTCGCATGTTTTCGGGTTCTTTTCCGTATTCAATTCCGATGCGATCAAGGATTTGAAATTGTACAAAGGCGGGATCCCGGCGCGTTTCGGTGGGCGTGTATCTTCTGTGCTTGACATTTACCAGAAAGAAGGAAACAGTGACCGTTTTCATATGAATGGCGGAATCGGACTGATTTCCAGCCGTCTTTTAGCCGAAGGCCCGATTAAAAAAGACAGGGGTTCCTTCCTGTTTGCCGGTCGTGGCTCCTATGCACACCTTTTTCTGAAACTCGCCGACAATCAGAATTCGGCTTACTTTTATGATCTGAATACCAAACTGAGCTACAAGCTCAATGCCAATAACAATTTGTTTCTTTCAGGATATTTCGGGCGGGACGTGTTCAAACTCAATGAAATTTTTAGCAATACTTATGGCAATACCGTGTTCAACCTTCGCTGGAACCATTTGTATTCCGATAAATTATTCTCGAATCTTTCGTCGATTTACAGCGATTATTATTATGGATTGGATATTGATGCCGGTGGGCTTAAATGGGAATCGGGCATAAAAAACTACAACCTGAAATATGATTTCAGGCATTACCTGAATGATAAGCTGAAGCTCAGTTACGGCGTAAATGCGATTTATTACCAATTCAATCCCGGCACTGTTGATCCGCTCGATGCCGATTCAGGAATCAACCACAAACAACTTGACCGGAAATATGCTTTCGAACCCTCCGTGTACATTCAGGCAGAACAGGACATTACAGCAAAGCTATCGGTCAATTATGGCTTGCGTTACAGCATGTTCCAAAGATTAGGCGAACAGACGATGAGCATTTACGATCACAACCAGGCGGTCAATTTTAATTCTGAATTGCAGATTTATGAAAAAGCGGAAGCCATCGGTACTAAATATTACGGCAGCGGGAAAACCATCGCCAAATTCGACAACCTCGAACCCCGTGTTGCGGTGGCATACCAGCTCGATGACAACCAGTCCGTCAAGGCGAGCTACAACCGCATGAGCCAGTACCTGCATTTGATTTCGAATACCACATCGGCGACGCCACTCGATGTATGGGCACCAAGCGATGCCTTTATCAAGCCGGAAATACTGGATCAGGTGGCTTTGGGCTATTTCAGGAATTTCAAAAATGAGGCCTATTCGCTTGAAGTGGAAACTTTCTTCAAAAAAATCAAGAACCGCGCTGATTACATCGATGGTGCCGACCTGATTGCGAACAACAACATCGAACAGGTGATCTTAAACGGAAAAGCAAGGTCATACGGGGTCGAACTTTTACTGAAGAAAAACGAAGGCCGCCTGACCGGATTCGCTTCCTACACCCTATCCCGCTCAGAGCAGAAAACGCCGGGCAGGACTGCTGCAGAAACCGGAATCAACAACGGCGACTGGTACCGTGCCGGCTATGACAAACTGCACAACCTTTCGGTAACAGGAAATTACAAGCTGAATGAAAAATGGTCATTCGGCGGCATTTTCACGCTACAATCCGGAAAAGCGGTGACTTACCCGAACGGGCAATACGTTTACGGCGGCGTGGTCGTTCCCACATACGAAGCCAGGAACAGCAGTGTGCTTCCTGCTTACCACCACCTCGACGTATCGGCCACTTATATTCCACATCCGGAAAAGAAAAAAGGCTGGCAGAGCGAATGGGTATTCAGCATCTACAACCTGTACAACCGTTCGAATGCCGCTTCGATGTCGTTCAGGCAGAATGAGACTACCGGTGTGAACGAGGCTGTGAGGCTTTCCATTTTCGGGTTGATCCCGAGTGTAACCTATAATTTTAAATTCTAA
- a CDS encoding GlxA family transcriptional regulator has product MRHISILVPNGHTSLPNIDGTHQIFSEVNSIAARFGLPPFFEVKLVGISETISQRSGRYTIVPDCLIGDVKQTDLIIIPAMHGNMPEMIALNKDFIPWIRKQYENGAEIASLCIASFFLAETGLLTGKQCATHWGSVNEFRRMFPEINVVDDKIITDEDGIYTSGGAYSFLNLLIYLIEKYAGRDMAIGIAKGFMIDIDRVSQSPFIMFKGQKEHEDEPVKKAQDYIEQNFDNKITVDDLADRFAIGRRSLERRFKKATCNTVVEYIQRVKIEAAKRSFETSRKNISEVMYDVGYTDTKAFRDVFKKITGLTPVEYRNKYNKGSFQSQ; this is encoded by the coding sequence ATGAGACATATTTCAATATTAGTCCCGAATGGACATACGAGCCTCCCAAATATTGACGGTACGCACCAGATTTTCAGTGAAGTCAATTCCATAGCCGCACGTTTTGGCTTGCCACCGTTTTTTGAGGTGAAGCTGGTCGGCATTTCCGAGACCATCAGCCAGCGTAGCGGCCGTTACACCATTGTTCCGGATTGCCTGATTGGTGATGTAAAGCAAACCGACCTCATTATTATTCCAGCCATGCACGGCAATATGCCTGAAATGATTGCACTCAATAAGGATTTTATTCCCTGGATCAGGAAACAATATGAAAACGGCGCGGAGATTGCCAGCCTCTGCATCGCTTCGTTTTTCCTTGCTGAAACAGGATTGCTCACAGGAAAGCAATGCGCGACACATTGGGGTTCAGTGAATGAATTCCGGCGGATGTTTCCCGAAATCAACGTCGTAGATGATAAAATAATCACTGATGAGGATGGGATTTATACCAGTGGTGGCGCTTATTCGTTTTTAAACTTATTGATTTACCTTATCGAAAAATACGCCGGCCGTGACATGGCGATAGGCATTGCCAAAGGCTTTATGATCGACATTGACCGCGTCAGCCAATCACCTTTCATCATGTTTAAGGGACAGAAAGAACACGAAGATGAGCCGGTAAAAAAAGCGCAGGATTATATTGAGCAAAATTTCGACAATAAAATTACCGTCGACGACCTCGCCGACCGTTTCGCAATCGGGCGCCGCAGCCTTGAACGGCGTTTCAAAAAGGCGACCTGCAATACCGTTGTCGAATACATCCAAAGGGTCAAGATTGAAGCCGCCAAACGCAGTTTCGAAACCAGCCGCAAAAACATTTCCGAAGTCATGTATGATGTCGGTTACACCGATACGAAGGCGTTTCGTGATGTATTCAAGAAAATAACGGGATTGACACCTGTAGAATATCGGAATAAGTATAATAAGGGTAGTTTTCAGTCTCAGTAG
- a CDS encoding VOC family protein, translating into MAHISAYLTFNGNCRQAMQFYRDCLGGELQLQELGDTPLGENMPPAMRHAILQATLTNSNLQLTATDMPDDDGLQRGNAVTLMLHCDTEEEIRRYYKKLSTGGRQAHPVEDVFGGGFSGDLIDKFGNRWLLVKH; encoded by the coding sequence ATGGCACATATCAGTGCATACCTGACCTTTAATGGCAACTGCAGGCAGGCAATGCAATTCTACCGCGACTGCCTTGGCGGAGAATTGCAATTGCAGGAATTAGGTGATACGCCTTTGGGCGAAAATATGCCGCCTGCAATGCGACACGCCATACTGCAGGCAACACTCACCAACAGCAATCTGCAACTCACCGCCACTGACATGCCCGACGACGACGGCCTGCAACGTGGCAATGCCGTCACGCTGATGCTGCATTGCGATACGGAAGAGGAAATCAGAAGGTATTATAAAAAGCTTTCCACCGGGGGCCGTCAAGCGCATCCGGTGGAAGATGTTTTTGGTGGCGGATTTTCCGGTGATTTGATCGACAAATTTGGCAACAGATGGTTGTTGGTGAAGCATTAA